The genomic segment GGCGTGACGAACACACTTGACCCGCTCGGAGGATCCTACTTCCTAGAGACACTGACGAACGAGACGGAAGCTGCTGTGTACGATTACTTCCGTCGCATTGAGGCGTATGGGGGGCTGCTGCCGGCGCTGGATGCCGGATTTATGCAGCAAGAGATCGCTGACGCCGCCTTCCGCTATCAACGGGAGATGGAAGCGGGCGAACAGATCATGATCGGGGTGAATCAGTACGCGGAGACGAACGGAAAGATTGACATTCCGATTTTGGTGATGGACCCGAAGGGATATGAGAAGCAGGCGGCGGGCTTAGCCGAACTGCGCCAGACGCGGGACAACGAGAAGGTTGGAACGGCGCTGAGCGCCCTCCACGCGGCGGCGGGGGGGACGGAAAACCTGATGCCACACCTCTTAGACTGCGCCCGCGCCTATTGCACCCTTCAAGAGATCATGGACGTGCTGCGGGTGCAGTTCGGACTCCATGTGGAAAAAGAGGTGCTGTAGGGGGCAATAGCAGATGCCTAGACAAAGCGGACGCCCCAAGAGGGCGTCCCTACGGGGATGCGGGGAGGCACGGGGCTAAAGCCTGCGTGCTGAAAGCAGATTTTGGGTCTTTCCCTGCTTTCAGCCCCGTCCTTTAGGGCGGGACGGTCAATCCTAACCGTCCGGCGCAAACCCGGGCGCATACAATGCGCCCCTACTTTGAGTCTGGCTCTGCCGTTCCACCGGGCGTGCCGACACCGCTTTCCGGTTTGCGGGCAAGATTTTGCATGATGTCGTCGCGCAGGCGCTTGATTTCCTCTGGCATTTGCCCGCCGTTTTGGGTAGGGGTAACGCCCAAGTTTAGTTTTTCGGAGAGCAAGAGCATCATCAGCCCTTCAAAGGCGCTGTATGAGCCGCCCTGCCCGTTCGTGCCGCCGCCGCCATTGCCGACGACCATGCGCGGCACGATGTCCACGCCGGAGGTCTCCACCGCTTGGGCGAACCGATCAATCGATTCCTGCAAAACTTGGTACTGCGGTCCGCCATAGGCACGGACTTGTTCTTCGATGGCAAGGGCTTTGGCAATACCGATACGCGCCTCGCGCTCTGCCTCTGCCTCTGCCAGCGCCTTGATCTTCGCCGCATCTTGGAGCGAACGTTGGTAAGCCGCCTTCCCGACGTTGCTTTCGACGTTGATGTTGATTTGCGATTCGGTCAGCGCCGTTTGCGATTTCGCCACCGATTCTGCCTCACGCAGTTCGCGCTCTTTTTCGGCGGCAGTCTGCTTGCGGCTGTAGGTTTCAACCTGCTCAATGGCGATCTGGCGATCCCGCAGTTGGGCGAGGATTTCCTCGATTTTGCGGTCTTGCGCCGAGGACGAGGGCGTGCCGATCAGAACTTCCTCCAATTCGAGGTTGTAATGCTCAAAGCGTTCCTTCATTTCCTCGGAGGACTGCTTCTGGATTTGCGAACGCTCTTGGATCAGTTGGATCAGCGTGCGTGTTTGCCCAATGTTCTTGAAGTAGGCGGCAACCATGGGGTCAAGCGTTTGCTCGACAAGACGCTTGATGTCGCCAAAGCGCTGGATGACGAGGGGCGCTTTGCGGTAGTCGATATGCATGACGACGGAGAGGGGCAGCAGCGGTTCAAAAGCATCTTTGGTGATCAGTTCAATGGCGGAGAGGTTCTCATCGAAGCGGTGAGAGCCAATTTCGTCCCTGTTCCATTTGAGGATGATGTTTGTGGTGGGGACGGTGATCACCTTACCGGCATAGGTGTTGAAGGCATATTTGCCCGGCATAAGTGCCTCACTCCAAACACCTTTTTGCCCCCGTGCCACCATCTCACCGTGTTTGTATTCCTCACCGGAGAGGTCGCCGCCGCGTTCGCCAATGTAGGAAACGACAACGCCCACATAGCCGACTTCGATGGTTGTTTTATCAATCATCTCAACGGTAGCGAACAAGCGGTTGATGTAATACGTGCCTTCGACAAGGGTATGGTATTGGCGTCCGCGCCGCCCGCCCGCTTTGAGGAACTTTTCGGTGTCTTGGAAGTTGTTGTGATAGGTGGCTGGTTGTGCCGGATCGTTGCCGACGGTGGGAGCGATGATCTCCTCTTGATCAAGGGAGGGTCCGTCATGAACGGTGACAATGCCCACTTTGTCATCCGAGCCGCGAATGACGACGGGGCGAAAGCCATCACGCTCTTGGATGAGCGCCGCCATACGCTTGAACACGGCTTCTTCATCGCGGCTGATGGGCAGGTAATAAATGCCCTCTTGGGTGAAGACGATGAACTGGACGAGGTTAAGGGCATACGTCCCTTCACGGAGGATTTCCCGCTGCGGTCCGCGCTGCCCGCTGCCGCGTAGGAATGCCTCCATATTTTGGAAGGTTTTTGCCTCTGGGACGACATTTGCCAGTGTTTGGGTGGGCGCCATCGGCACACCGTCACGGGCAAACACGTAGCCAATTTGCCCCTGGGGGATGGTCACCAGCGGGGCGAGATGGACTTTGTATTGGAAGGGCATCAGCCAGCGCAGACCGCCGCGCAAGACTTCGGGTTGATAGCCGGCTTCTTTGTTGAGCGCGATGAAACTATCCGATTTCACCGAGCCTTTGGTGGCAAAACGTTTTTCGACAATCCCCACCTTGTTGTTGGGGACATAACGAATACCCATCAACACGAAGATGAGTATGGCAAGAATAATCAGTGGGACGACAATTGCAACGAGGGCGCCCATAAATTGCCTAAATCCCTTTCTTATGCTCAGGGGTGAGCATGACATAGGTAGACGTTACACAGTTGCCCTTATCCCCCTGCCTCCCTCTGCCTCCCTCTGCCTCCCTTCTCCCAGTGGGAGAAGGAGGAATCCATTGTTTGAGGGGGAAGCCCCCTCAAACTTCCCCTTTCGATGAATACAGGGTAAACAGGCGCAACTGCGTAAGCCGTAATAGGATCACACCAATGAATCGTACACCCGATCAGAGATTAAGATATACCCCCAATGGTTAGGGGGGAAGAACATCTCCTAGTTCACCAGAAAAATTTCTAACTCACTCACCTTACGCACAGCCCCTCACCCCCTCGCCCGTGTAGTGGGGGATTCTCTTTGGGAGGGGTGCTGCCCCTCCCCACCCTTTTATACAGCTAATCTCAGGGAGAATCACATTGTTTGCGTAAGGTGAGCTTATCCCCCCGCCCCTTTCCCTATAGACAGGGAAAGGCGAGAAATTCTGCGGGCGAGGAGGATGAGGGCAACTGCGCAACGTCTGTGAATTAGAAAAAATGTCGGAAGGTTTGGATAGAAAATGGTTAAGATCGTATTACCTGCAATGTTCCATGATAGAATGGCGTTTGATGAAGGATGTTTTTAACTGAGAACAATTGTTTAGAAAGGCGGAGGGATGTACACGAAGAATGAGTTGCTCTTTCCCCATTACGTCATCGCCAGTCTGCGTAATTTACGCGGCGAGGAATGGCAGCAGCTTGTCGCCCGTGTCTTAGCTGTTCCCGAAGGGGATGAGATGAGCCTCGCCTTCGTGCTGATGATGATCCGGCTGGATGGTTGTCTTGCCTGCGAGACGGATAGCTATCGTGCCATGCGGGGTTGTGCCGCCTGTGCCACGCAAACCTTGCGGCGCTATAAAGGGTCGGATCGGGAATTGACACGCCTATTTCAAGCGGCATTAGAAGATATTCGCCGCCACCTGCACGGACGTTCGCTGGAAAACGATGACGATGTAGCCGCCGTGAACGTCTCTTAGTCTAGGGTTATTTCTGTGCGGCGGCGGTGGGCGTCGCTTGGGGGTCTAGCCGGAGCGGGTCGGCATCCCGAAGGTATTCTGCCCGAATGGGGGCAATGCCCCGATAGGCGTTTTCGCCCAACGCCTGCCACAAATCCGCCGGAGTGAGAATGCTGCCGCGCCCTCTCTCTAGGTAGCGCCGCAGCCAAGCAAAAAAGAGCGTATCGCCTAGCCCCTCCCGAATCGCCTGAACCATTTGCGCCCCACGCAAATAAACAGCATTGATGTAGCTCCGTGTGTCGGAAAAATCGTAGATGCTGGCATCGACATAGCCGCGAGGCTGGTATTGTTTGACGCGGAACGTCCACCACCAGGCCACATCCTCTGCCGATTTCGTCTCCAAATAGAGCGCCTCGCAATAGAGCGCCAATGCCTCGTCCAAGAAGGGGGACAGGCTCTGATCATTGGTGACAAGGGCATAAAACCATTGATGAGCAACCTCGTGCGCCGTGATCAGCGTCAGCCATGAATCCAACTGCCCCCGATAGAGATCAAACCACTGTGTGCCAACGTAGACAATGCCGCTGTATTCCATCCCATCGAAGAAATCACCCTCGACAATG from the Anaerolineales bacterium genome contains:
- a CDS encoding flotillin family protein: MGALVAIVVPLIILAILIFVLMGIRYVPNNKVGIVEKRFATKGSVKSDSFIALNKEAGYQPEVLRGGLRWLMPFQYKVHLAPLVTIPQGQIGYVFARDGVPMAPTQTLANVVPEAKTFQNMEAFLRGSGQRGPQREILREGTYALNLVQFIVFTQEGIYYLPISRDEEAVFKRMAALIQERDGFRPVVIRGSDDKVGIVTVHDGPSLDQEEIIAPTVGNDPAQPATYHNNFQDTEKFLKAGGRRGRQYHTLVEGTYYINRLFATVEMIDKTTIEVGYVGVVVSYIGERGGDLSGEEYKHGEMVARGQKGVWSEALMPGKYAFNTYAGKVITVPTTNIILKWNRDEIGSHRFDENLSAIELITKDAFEPLLPLSVVMHIDYRKAPLVIQRFGDIKRLVEQTLDPMVAAYFKNIGQTRTLIQLIQERSQIQKQSSEEMKERFEHYNLELEEVLIGTPSSSAQDRKIEEILAQLRDRQIAIEQVETYSRKQTAAEKERELREAESVAKSQTALTESQININVESNVGKAAYQRSLQDAAKIKALAEAEAEREARIGIAKALAIEEQVRAYGGPQYQVLQESIDRFAQAVETSGVDIVPRMVVGNGGGGTNGQGGSYSAFEGLMMLLLSEKLNLGVTPTQNGGQMPEEIKRLRDDIMQNLARKPESGVGTPGGTAEPDSK